In one Hemiscyllium ocellatum isolate sHemOce1 chromosome 27 unlocalized genomic scaffold, sHemOce1.pat.X.cur. SUPER_27_unloc_15, whole genome shotgun sequence genomic region, the following are encoded:
- the LOC132807366 gene encoding LOW QUALITY PROTEIN: zinc finger protein 3-like (The sequence of the model RefSeq protein was modified relative to this genomic sequence to represent the inferred CDS: substituted 1 base at 1 genomic stop codon), translating to MRLIVAEASDMEKPCKCGNCGKGFRTPSDLEIHRRIHTGERPFSCPKCGKGFTQVSSLLRHQRIHTGERPFSCPECGKAFSSSSTLLTHRXIHTGEGPFSCPECGKAFSYSSHLLRHQRIHTGERPFSCPECGKAFTNSFTLLTHRRVHTGERPFSCPECGKAFSDSCHLLRHRRIHTGETPYSCSECGKAFSNSSHVLMHQRVHTAERPFSCPECEKAFSYSCNKIGSQ from the coding sequence ATGCGTTTGATTGTGGCTGAAGCTTCGGACATGGAGAAACCGTGCAAGTGTGgtaactgtgggaaaggcttccgtacTCCGTCTGacctggagattcatcggcgcatccacaccggggagaggccattctcctgtcccaagtgtgggaagggctttacccaggtcTCTTCCCTGCTtaggcaccagcggatccacacgggggagaggcctttcagttgcccagagtgtgggaaggccttcagcagttCCTCCACCTTGCTGACCCACCGGTGAATCCATACGGGAGAAGggcccttcagctgtcctgagtgcgggaaggccttcagctattcctcccacctgctgaggcaccagcggatccacacgggggagaggcctttcagttgccctgagtgtgggaaggcctttaccaATTCCTTCACCTTGTTGACCCACCGACGAGTCCATACgggagaaaggcccttcagctgtcccgagtgcgggaaggccttcagcgattcctgccacctgctgaggcaccggcggatccacacgggggagacgCCCTACAGCTgctctgagtgcgggaaggccttcagcaattcctcccacGTGTTGATGCACCAACGGGTCCACACGGccgaaaggcccttcagctgtcctgaGTGTGAGAAGGCCTTCAGCTATTCCTGTAACAAaattgggtcacaataa